The following proteins are co-located in the Vidua macroura isolate BioBank_ID:100142 chromosome 1, ASM2450914v1, whole genome shotgun sequence genome:
- the LOC128808745 gene encoding serpin B12-like, translating to MDSISRPVTEFCLDLYKKLNRSAEDTNIVFSPMSISVALALIHLGAKNNTAAQIEKVLHVRKAAGRMSLGSDHESAAPEMEPEGSLESQPSFSECNKEGDLNHKVFQELLLQLQNLGEKYVLTLANNLFIQQGFELQQQFLMCSKELYGAMLQTVDFHGAVEAARRKINAWVESETQGKIKELFAPGVIDGRALLVLVNVIYFKASWERKFEEEKTVQRDFKLNQNRKKPVQMMYQKGKFKLGYIEEVGAQILELPYAQKSLSMIILLPEDAADGSVSGLEQIESTITYENLMLWASSENMFETTVEVYLPRFKLEGTFNLNEVLQEMGMTDIFTESKVDLSAMTFAKSLVLSNVVHKAYVEVNEEGTVAAAGTGASIVRRSLPLTEVFMANHPFLFFIRHNPTNTIVFFGKLCSP from the exons ATGGACTCCATTTCTAGACCAGTTACTGAGTTCTGCCTTGATCTTTACAAAAAGCTCAACAGAAGTGCAGAGGACACAAATATTGTCTTCTCTCCTATGAGCATCTCTGTTGCCCTGGCTCTGATCCATCTTGGTGCAAAAAACAACACTGCTGCTCAGATAGAAAAA GTGCTCCATGTCAGGAAGGCTGCAGGAAGAATGAGTCTTGGATCTGATCACGAGAGCGCAGCCCCAGAAATGGAGCCAGAAGGAAGCCTGGAGAGTCAGCCTTccttctcagag TGTAACAAGGAGGGAGACCTTAACCATAAAGTgttccaggagctgcttttgCAACTACAAAACCTTggtgaaaaatatgttttaaccTTGGCCAACAATCTCTTTATACAACAAGGATTTGAGCTCCAGCAG CAATTTCTAATGTGTAGCAAGGAACTATATGGGGCAATGCTGCAAACAGTAGACTTTCATGGTGCTGTTGAAGctgccagaagaaaaattaatgcttGGGTTGAAAGTGAGACACAAg GTAAAATCAAGGAACTCTTTGCACCTGGTGTGATTGATGGACGTGCATTGCTGGTGCTTGTGAATGTAATCTACTTTAAAGCATCCTGGGAACGCAagtttgaggaagaaaaaacagttcAGAGGGATTTTAAACTGAATCAG aACAGAAAGAAACCTGTGCAGATGATGTATCAGAAAGGCAAATTTAAACTGGGCTACATTGAGGAGGTGGGTGCTCAGATCCTTGAACTCCCTTATGCTCAGAAGTCACTGAGCATGATcatcctgctgccagaggaTGCGGCTGATGGATCTGTCAGTGGGCTGGAGCAG ATTGAAAGCACAATCACCTATGAAAATTTAATGCTGTGGGCCTCCTCAGAGAACATGTTTGAGACAACAGTGGAGGTTTACCTGCCCCGATTCAAGCTGGAAGGCACCTTTAACCTCAACGAGGTTTTACAAGAGATGGGGATGACCGACATCTTCACTGAATCAAAAGTTGACCTTTCTGCAATGACATTTGCAAAATCTCTGGTGCTGTCAAATGTTGTCCACAAGGCGTATGTGGAAGTCAATGAGGAAGGCACTGTGGCGGCGGCTGGCACAGGAGCTTCCATTGTGAGGAGGTCTCTGCCTCTCACAGAGGTGTTCATGGCTAATCACCCTTTCTTGTTCTTTATTAGACACAATCCTACCAATACTATAGTTTTCTTTGGCAAACTCTGTTCACCTTAA
- the LOC128808759 gene encoding leukocyte elastase inhibitor A-like gives MCSLSAANAKFCLDFFRELNKRKRNENIFFSPLSLSAAFGMVVLGARGSTLEQIEKVFHFREVLSSTRQENRYPSEECDEDEGVHSQFQALLAEISEPGPGCCLTIANRLFGEITYPFFQQYLDSTKKFYRAELEPVNFKYTEEEVRDKINFWVENETKGKIKDLFAAGFIDPSTVLVLVNAIYFKGKWEVEFKKEDTKEAYFHLNKNERRKVQMMFQEGYFNMTIIEELKTKVIELQYFNNELSMFILLPEDDCEDFTGLEQLECALTYEKLAEWTSSATMQPLKVKVYLPQFKMEESYVLNSTLQEMGVMNVFDWGKADLSGISMKDGLVVSKAIQKTIMEVNEEGTEAGCSMGLLAMPLCCPVTCEFRADHPFLFFIRHNQTNTILFFGRYSSP, from the exons ATGTGCTCTCTCAGTGCAGCCAATGCCAAGTTCTGTCTTGACTTTTTCAGAGagctgaacaaaagaaaaagaaatgaaaacatcttCTTCTCCCCATTAAGTCTGTCAGCTGCCTTTGGAATGGTTGTCCTTGGAGCCAGGGGCAGCACACTCGAGCAGATTGAGAAG GTCTTTCATTTCAGAGAAGTTTTGAGCAGTACGAGACAGGAAAACAGATACCCTTCTGAGGAG TGTGATGAAGATGAAGGAGTCCATTCCCAGTTCCAGGCTCTGTTGGCCGAAATCAGTGAACCTGGACCAGGCTGCTGTCTCACCATTGCCAACAGGCTCTTTGGAGAAATTACTTATCCATTCTTCCAG CAATACTTGGATTCCACAAAGAAATTCTATCGAGCAGAACTGGAACCAGTAAATTTTAAATACACTGAAGAAGAAGTCAGAGACAAAATTAACTTCTGGgttgaaaatgaaacaaaag gtaaaatCAAAGACCTAtttgctgctggttttattGATCCCTCTACTGTACTTGTCCTGGTCAATGctatatattttaaaggaaagtgGGAAGTAGAATTTAAGAAAGAAGACACTAAGGAAGCATATTTCCACCTGAACAAG AATGAGAGAAGAAAAGTGCAGATGATGTTTCAAGAAGGGTATTTTAACATGACCATCATAGaggaactgaaaacaaaagtcATAGAGCTCCAATACTTCAATAATGAACTGAGCATGTTcattcttcttcctgaagacgATTGTGAGGACTTCACTGGCCTAGAACAG CTTGAATGTGCCCTCACCTACGAAAAACTGGCAGAATGGACCAGCTCGGCTACGATGCAACCACTGAAAGTGAAGGTGTACCTGCCCCAGTTCAAGATGGAGGAAAGTTATGTTCTCAACAGCACTCTCCAGGAGATGGGAGTGATGAATGTTTTTGACTGGGGAAAAGCTGATTTGTCAGGAATCTCTATGAAAGATGGCTTGGTTGTGTCCAAGGCCATCCAGAAGACAATCATGGAAGTCAATGAAGAGGGCACTGAAGCAGGTTGTTCCATGGGGCTTCTTGCAATGCCTCTGTGTTGCCCAGTAACTTGTGAGTTCAGAGCTGACCATCCATTCCTCTTCTTCATCAGACACAACCAAACCAACACCATTCTCTTCTTTGGAAGATATTCCTCTCCTTAA